The sequence CCAGCGTGTGCGCGGCCTCCGTCACGTTCTCGAAGGTGGGCGCGCGCGCCACCGGCACCAGCGACGGGAAGAGCCGGCGGGAGTCCGAGTCCAGCTCCGTGAGCAGCACCGCGCCCCCGGGCTCGGCCAGCATGGAGAAGACCTCGTGGTACTTCGCCCCGTCGTCGTCCGCGTACTGCAACGCCGCCCGCCCGGGCGCGAAGCTGCGGTTGTTGGACACCACGAGCGCGAACACCGCCGGAGGAGGGGACGGAGCCTCCTCCGCGGCGGTGGCGGACAGCGTGAGCGCGAGGCAAAGCGACAGCAGGGACGTCAAGGATGCGCCCCCGGGCCCGCCAGGACGACGGACACCGATTCCACCGAGGACTCCGGCCAGCGTTTCCGCAGTGCCTCGGGCGCGCGCTCCTCCGGTGCGAGCGACTCGATGTCCCTGACGCCCAGCGGTTCCCGGGTGACGACGGACACGAGCCGCAGCGGCCCCTGCGCGGGCTCGTCCAGCACCACCACTTCATTCAGTGCCCGTGGCTCCGCCGACGGCTCCAGCCGCACCGAGGGCTCGTTCGCGTCGTCGCGCAGGTGGGCGGGGTAGAGCCAGTGCACCTCGCCCCTCGCGTCCTGGGCGAAGGCGAGCAGGTACACCGGCTCGCGCGTGTCCAGGTTGCGGTAGCGGACTCCGAAGCCCGAGTCCGCCGGCACCACTCCACCGGCGGCCAGGGGCGCGGTGCCCGTGGCCGGCGTGTGGAAGGTGATGCCCACGTCGCGGCCCGGTGATGGCGCCGTGGAGCCGCCGCGCGAGGTGAACGTCTCCGCTCCGGGATGTGAGCCGGGCACGGGCCGCAGGATGAACACCGCGAGTCCCGCGGCGAGCGCGGCGGCGATGGCACCCGCCGCCCAGGGCTGGCTCCAGCGCGTGCGCGCGCGTGGCCGTTCCGGGACTTCGCGCACCCGGCGCATTATCCGGGCCACCGCTTCGTCCGTGGGCGTGGCCGGCTCCAGGGGCGCGGCGATTCGCGCGAGCAGGGCCTCCGTTTCACGCAGCTCGTGCTGACACCGCGCGCAGCTCCGGGCATGGGCTCGCAGGGACTGTGCCTGTTCCTCGGAGAGCTGCCGGTCTGCGAGCTGCGACCAGACTGACGACTCGGGACATGCCGACGTCACGGACGACCTCCAGTCACCTTGGCGCGGAGCTTCTTCACGCCACGGAACACGCGCGTGCGCACCGTGGCCTCGTTGTCCCCGACGATGCGGGCAATCGCCGCGTAGTCGAGCTCCTGGTCGAACCTCAGCAACAGCACCTCGCGGAATGTGTCGGGCAGCTCCATCAGGGCCTCGCGTACGCGGCGTTGCTGCTCGCGCTCCAGCATCTGCTCCACCACATCCGGCGAGCTCTGCGAGGGCACTGCCGCCAGTCGGCCCTCGGCCGCCTCCGTCTGCCAGCGGCTGCGGCGGCCCGTGTCCCGCGCGCGATTGCGACACAGGTTCCGGGCGATGGTGAGCATGAAGACGGCGAAGGGTGCGCGAGGCTGGTAGTCGCGGCGCGCTTGCCACACCCGCACCAGCGCTTCCTGCGCCAGCTCGTCGCCCTCTGACGCGCTGCCCACGGACTTGCCGCAGTAGCGCGCCAGCCGCGAGTGGTGACGGCGCACCAATTGCTCGAAGGCCTCTTCGGAGCCCGCGGCGGACAGGAGCATCAGCTCCTCGTCGGTGCGTGCGTCGAGCCGTCGCCGGGAGTCCCCGGGGAAGGGGACCACCTTGGAGGCATCACTGATGGAATCCGTCATGGAGAAGCCCGAGCAGCCTACTGAAACCGGCTAGAGAACGGAAAAGCCTCCGGAGATGCCCAGCACCAAGCCCCCCGGCCGGGCGAAGCGCAGCTCCTCCTTCTCGGACTGGGTGAACTCGTGTGAGCCAGTGGGACGGTACCGGGCGGCATTCAGGCGGAAGGCCCATCCCGCCTCGAAGGTCAGCCACCCGCGTGAGCCGAGGTCCTTCCGGTAGCCCAGCGAGGCATTGGCGGTGGTGACGTCGGAGCGGATGACGTGCTCGTTCACATCCACCATCTCATCGAGCCAGCTCCGGGTCCCGACGTTGTACGCCAGTGCGCCCTGCAGGAAGACGGCGCGTGAAATGCCCAGCGGATACACGCGAGCGTGCGAGGTGAGGCGCGGGCCCCACATTCCTCCACCGACGCCAGCGCCCACGGAGAGGAAGTCCACGAGGCGCAGGTCCGCCACCAGGCCGAAGCCGGTGAAGTAGCCCATGCCCCCTGCGTTGTTGAGGCCGACGCTGCCCCCCAAGTCCAGCCGGTGTCCATACGCTGGCGTATCGAGGACGGAGCCGGGTGAGCCCGAGGGCCTGTTCTCTCCGGCATGGGCCAGCGTGGACAGGGTGAGCAAGGCGAACAGCAGGGCGGAGGTGACTCGAGCGGTCTTCATGAGAAGTTCCGAGGCCCGGTACCGGGCCCGTGAGGCGTGAATGCCTGGGGAACCCCCTCGACCCGCGCGCGTTTAAAAAATCATTCCGGGCCCTTTTTTCCTCTCACGGACCGAGAGTGAGGTCCGCGCTCACCCGAAGTTGACTGCGCGCGCTGAACCCCTGTCTTATGCGCCCCTGTCGCATTCCGGACACCAGCAGGGGGACTGGACATGTTCAAGCGCAAGTGGAGACACGAGGTATTCGAGGGGCCCATCCGCCTGACAGGGCGTTCGATGCAGGTCCTCTCGGTGCTGCTCACGGGGGCCATGCTCTGCATGTCGCTGCGGCCCCTCTCGGCGGCGGCCCAGACGCAGCAATCGCAGACGTTGCGGATGCAGGCCAGCCGCCCCGCGCCGCCGAGGCCACTGCACAGCGAGGAGAAGCTGGCCCTGACGCTGGCCGCGCTCGACGCCTCGCTGGCCCATCCCTCGGTGAAGTCGGGTGCGGACGCGACGGAGCTGGCGACGCTGCGCGAGAAGCTGACGACGTTGGACCGCGAAGCAATGACCGACTTCGCCCGCGCCGAGCAGACCGTGAAGTCGTTGGGCCTGGGGCCCGAGTTCCTCAAGCGTCACCAGGGCACTGTGGCGCAGTACCGCGCCCGCATGACGGACCTTCAGTCCCGCCTCGACATCGTGGCGCGCGGCGGTGACGAAGCGAAGCGCGGGCTCGCGCGCGACGAGGCGCGGAAGCTGATTGCGAAGACGCGGGAGCGGCCCGAGCCCCTGCCGATGGACCCGCGCCGGCTGCCCTTCCACGCTCCCGAGGGCAAGACGCGTGAGCCGCTGGCCACCACCAAGGACCTCCAGGCCCGCCTGTTCTCGAAGTCCGCGCCCGATGCGTCTCTTCGCTCCACCGGTGAGTCCGCCGCTCCTGAGGCCCTGGCCGCGCCTACGCCCGGAGACTTGTCGGCGACGGACGACGTGCAGCTCACGCAGGCCATCCGGGACCTGGCGGACTCGCTGGAGCACCATCCGGTCCGCATCTACAACTGGGTCCGCAACAACATCCGCTTCCTGCCGACGTACGGCTCGGTGCAGGGCTCCGCGATGACGCTGGCGTCGCGGCAGGGCAACGCGTTCGACACGGCGAGCCTGCTCATCGCCCTGCTGCGCGCGTCCAACATCCCCGCGCGCTACGTGTACGGCACCGTGCGGGTGCCGGCGGCACAGGCGATGAACTGGGTGGGCGGCGTGTCTTCCCCTCAGGCCGTGCAGGACCTCATGGGGCAGGGCGGCATCCCCAACGTCGCCATCATCCAGGGCAACCGCATCACGCACCTCCAGGTGGAGCACATCTGGGTGGAGGCGTGGGTGGACTTCACGCCCTCGCGCGGCGCCATCCACAAGCAGGGTGATACCTGGGTGCCGTTGGATGCTTCGTTCAAGCAGCACACGTTCACCGCGCCCATGGACCTCGCGAAGGAGACGTCCATCGACTACGGCCGGCTCACGCGCGCCATGGCTGATGCCGCGCAGACGTCGCCCCAGGGCGGCATGACGGGCCTGTATCCGGACTACGTGCGCAAGACGTTGGAGGACGCGCTGGCGGAGACGCAGGACAAGCTGGGCGACCGGATGGCGCAGCTCACCCCGGAGGACGTGCTCGGCTCCGCGAAGGTGGTGGCGGAGGACTCGACGCTCCTCGCTGGCGCCCTGCCGTACCAGGTCGTCGCGCGCGGTGCTTCGCCCAGCGCCCTGCCGCCGGGCCTGCGAGCCTCCGTCAGCCTCACGCTCTACGCGTCGCAGTTGGACCGCGCGTACGAGTCTCCGGAGCTGACGTACTCGGTCAGTCTGCCGGTGCTGAACAGCCGGCGGCTGGGAGTGCACTACCGGCCCGCGACGCCCGGGGACGCGCAGCTCATCCAGAGCTACGTCAACCAGGGCGCGAGGTCGCTGCCCGTCTACCTCATCCGCGTCGTCCCCGAGGTGCAGCTCGACGGAGTGGTGGTGGCGCAGGGCAGCGCGGTGACGATGGGCACGCAGCAGGTCTGGGACCTATCGCTCCAGGAGCCGGGCCGCGCATCACCGCCCGACGCGTACGAGGTCATCGCGGGCAGCGAGGTGGTGTTCGGCGTCAACGGCAACGGCGTAACGCGCAAGGTGCTGGAGGACCGCTTCGCGTCCCATCCGTCCGATTCCGCGGCGGAGAACCTGCACGAGGTGTCCCTCACGTACTGGTACCAGCATGACCTGTTCGACGGCATCGCGGCGTCGACGCACCGGGTGCACACGCAGCGCCTGCCGTCGGCCGGCCTGTTCTCCACGCCCATGGAGGTCCGCTACTGGTTCGGGCTTCCGCGCAGCGGCACCTTCGCGTCGTACGTGATGGACGTGCAGCGCGTCACCGTCGCCGTCACCGCGGACTCCGCGAAGCAGCAGGTGGACTTCATGTCGCAGGCGGGGCTCCAGGGCTCATACCTGGAGGGCTCCGTGTTCGAGCAGCTCTTCCGCCGCTTCCAGGGCACGGGCCAGTCCACGGCGCAGGTGCTGGTGGATGCCGCAGCGGACAACATCCCCATCTACCGCATCGACGCGAGCAACGTGGATACGGTGCTGCCGCAGTTGAGCATCTCCGAGGACGTTCGTTCGGACATCGTGAATGGCGTGGCCGCGGGCAAGCGCGTCACCATTCCGCAGCGGGCTCCGCGCGGCGTCACCGGCTACATCGTCCAGGACCCGGCGACGGGCGCCGCCGCGTATCTCATCGAGGGCGGGCTCAACGGCGGCCGGCAGAGCAACTGTCAGGAGGAGCCCGAGCCGGTGCGGGTGCCGAGCTGGCTCGCGGACCTGTTCCTCGCGCTGCTACTCCTCGCCGTGCTGGCGGCCGTCATCTACATCGCGGTCCAGTCGGGCGGTGTGCTCGCGCCACAGGCGGCCTCGGTCTTCCTGGCCGTCGCGGGAGGCTCGCTGCTGTTCTCCGGCAATGCCTACGCGGCGCAGCGCACTCCGTGCTGCACCGTGAAGCCCGTGCCCCACCTGGGCGGAGATCCGTTCCACAACCTGTGCGCGGACTTGATTGGCCCCAATGACAACCCGGGCATGGACGCCAACGTGGACGGGCGCAACTTCGACGCGGTGACGGACAACGCGGTGCTGTGGGAGGTGAAGACGTACAACCTCGCCAACTGCACCACGAGCTTCTGCCTGACGGTGCTCCTGCCCCGCTGGGTCGCCGAGACGAATGCCCAGCTCCAGGCGGACAAGGTGCTGGCCAACGAATGCGGCTACATGATGGCCTTCGGCGCGGGTGACGGCGTCTTCGCGGCGATGATCAGCCCCACTGCGTACGACGTCATCGCTGTGAATCCCAGCATCTGCCTCCACCCGTGATGCGGTGACAAAGCCCATGCCTCCGAGCCCCGTGGTGCTGAGCTTCACAGTGCCGCCGCTGTCCCCGGATGACGGACGCATGTCCGGGGTGCTGCGGACGCTGGAGGAGCTCTTCCCCGGGGTGGAGCTGGGCTGGCGCATCGAGGAAGAGCAGGGCGGGCCGGCCGCATCCCGGCCCGTCCACGACGAGAGTCGGTACCGGCAGGTGCGCGTGACGGACAGGGACGCGTGGCTGGCGGAGTGCTTCCGGAGTGGAGCGCTCTTCCAGGTGTACAGCGGCCCGGGGCAGTACCCCGTCAACGTCTTCACGAGCCCCGGGTTGCGCGTGAGGACTCGCGACGGCGCGGAGCTGGAGACGGTGACGGTGTGGCTGCCGCAAGACGACGTGCTCACGGACGGGCGCGTGGAGCAGGTGGTGGCGCGGTGTGGAGACGCGCTGCGTGCCTGGCACCTGGCTTTCATGCCGCTGGGGACGCACGGCAAGCTGCTGCCGGTGTTGTTCTCCGCGAACGTGCGCCTGCCCGCGTCCATGGACCCGAGGGCGAGGTTGCCGGCGTTGAAGGCTCTGCCCCGGCTGAGCAACCGCACGGAGTTGCTGCCGGGCCCGGAGACGCCGGTGCAGCTCGGGTGGCTCAACTACTGGTCACCCGAGACGGCGCAGCGGCTCGGGTTTCCCGATGCGTCGCGGGATGGTGAGTGGCTGGCGCGGAGCACTCGCACGGGCTCGGGGGCGTGGGTGGTGAAGCTCACGGACGCGCCGCTGGATGCGGAGCGTCCCGAGGATGTCGAGGCGTTGGTGCGGGCTTACGAGCGCTTCGATGGAGTGGGCGTTCGCGTGTGAAGCGCTGCGTCCGCTCCACGACGCCGCCCCGGAAAATCGTCACGCAACGGGTTTGCACTTGCCAGGGCCGGGGCGGGCTCTACCGTGCTCACGCATGACGGAACGCCAGTACGAGCTCACCAAACTCATCCACAAGATCAACGACCTGCACTTCATCGAGACCTACGACCGGGTGAGGATGGAGGGGGCCGCGTATCTCGAGGTGCTGCACAAGGCCCAGGCGCAGAATGCCGCGCTCGTTGAAAGCATCCGTCAGATTCTCGCGGAGGGCGTGAGCCTCGACTTCAAGACCATCAACAACCACACGCCCCTGGCCGTCGCGGTGACGCACAACAACGTCGAGCTGATCCAACTCCTCATGGACCATGGCGCGGACATCCGCGAGACGAGCGACTATGGCACGCCGCTGCATCGCGCGGCGGAGTTCGGAGCGGACAAGGTGGTGCGGTTCCTCATCGAGAGGGGCCTGGACCCGCGCGGCAAGACTCCGGGTGGGATGACAGTCCTGACCGCCGCGCGAAGCTCGAGGCACAGCAAGAATGTCGTCCCTCTGCTGGTCGAGCTGCTCAAGCCGACGAAGTCGCAGCGGCCACCGCCTCCGAAGAAGCTGAAGGAGCTCTCCGAGGAGAACATCCTGCGCTACCTGGCGGGCCCTGTGCCTGCCAACGTCGAGGCCCGTGACTGGGAATCGCTCAAGGCCTTCATGGACAGCCTCTTCGTCGAGGAGTACTCGGTCACCATCGACCGGCTCTATGAGGAGATCGAGGCGCAGGGGGCCATGCGGCCTCATCTGGTCTTCGCCTGCATCGACCTCATCAAGCAGGTCTCGACGAAGGCGCCCGCGAGCAAGACGCTGAAGAAGGTCTCCAAGGCGTTCCACGCGCATCACGGCGACCTGGTCGTCGACGGAGCTCTGGCTGTGCGCTCGCTGATGGTGACGGGGAACCTGACGGTGAAGGGGAAGGCCTCGAATCCGCAGGGACGCCAGCTGTTCGTCGGTGGCGATTTCGAGTGCGACGTCCTCTACACGGAAGGGCCCGTGCTCATCGGAGGCGACCTGCGCGCCCGCACCGTCGACGCCTACTACAACGACTACGCCCTGGAGGTGCGTGGCGTGCTGAAGGCCGACACCCTGACGGTGGAAAAGCACCAGGTGAAGGCGGGCCGCTTCGAGGTGAAGGAGCGCATCGACAAGTAGCGCCACGGTGACCCGCTCACACGGCTTGAAGTCGATGGGGTCCGCTCGTTCCACGTCAGGACGACTGAAGGCCGTCACCTCTCGCGAGCCGGCAATCCCTCATCCAGGAACGCCTTCAGCTCCGGAAGCACGCGCTCGGGATGCTCCTGATGCGGACTGTGCCCCGCGTCCACGCGCAACAGCCGCGCCCGAGGAAACCTCCGGGCCGCCTCCTCCGCGAGCGACACGGGCAACACGTCCTCCTGCTCGCCCCACACGAGCAGCACGGGCACCTGGACCTCACCCAGCCGCTCGCGGCGATGGAACAGGGGGCCCACCACCGGCACCAGCGTGTTGAACGCCCGCGCTCCCGCGTCCCGTCCTTCCGGCACCGCGAGCA comes from Pyxidicoccus parkwaysis and encodes:
- a CDS encoding anti-sigma factor family protein, translated to MTSACPESSVWSQLADRQLSEEQAQSLRAHARSCARCQHELRETEALLARIAAPLEPATPTDEAVARIMRRVREVPERPRARTRWSQPWAAGAIAAALAAGLAVFILRPVPGSHPGAETFTSRGGSTAPSPGRDVGITFHTPATGTAPLAAGGVVPADSGFGVRYRNLDTREPVYLLAFAQDARGEVHWLYPAHLRDDANEPSVRLEPSAEPRALNEVVVLDEPAQGPLRLVSVVTREPLGVRDIESLAPEERAPEALRKRWPESSVESVSVVLAGPGAHP
- a CDS encoding RNA polymerase sigma factor: MTDSISDASKVVPFPGDSRRRLDARTDEELMLLSAAGSEEAFEQLVRRHHSRLARYCGKSVGSASEGDELAQEALVRVWQARRDYQPRAPFAVFMLTIARNLCRNRARDTGRRSRWQTEAAEGRLAAVPSQSSPDVVEQMLEREQQRRVREALMELPDTFREVLLLRFDQELDYAAIARIVGDNEATVRTRVFRGVKKLRAKVTGGRP
- a CDS encoding DUF6310 domain-containing protein, translated to MFKRKWRHEVFEGPIRLTGRSMQVLSVLLTGAMLCMSLRPLSAAAQTQQSQTLRMQASRPAPPRPLHSEEKLALTLAALDASLAHPSVKSGADATELATLREKLTTLDREAMTDFARAEQTVKSLGLGPEFLKRHQGTVAQYRARMTDLQSRLDIVARGGDEAKRGLARDEARKLIAKTRERPEPLPMDPRRLPFHAPEGKTREPLATTKDLQARLFSKSAPDASLRSTGESAAPEALAAPTPGDLSATDDVQLTQAIRDLADSLEHHPVRIYNWVRNNIRFLPTYGSVQGSAMTLASRQGNAFDTASLLIALLRASNIPARYVYGTVRVPAAQAMNWVGGVSSPQAVQDLMGQGGIPNVAIIQGNRITHLQVEHIWVEAWVDFTPSRGAIHKQGDTWVPLDASFKQHTFTAPMDLAKETSIDYGRLTRAMADAAQTSPQGGMTGLYPDYVRKTLEDALAETQDKLGDRMAQLTPEDVLGSAKVVAEDSTLLAGALPYQVVARGASPSALPPGLRASVSLTLYASQLDRAYESPELTYSVSLPVLNSRRLGVHYRPATPGDAQLIQSYVNQGARSLPVYLIRVVPEVQLDGVVVAQGSAVTMGTQQVWDLSLQEPGRASPPDAYEVIAGSEVVFGVNGNGVTRKVLEDRFASHPSDSAAENLHEVSLTYWYQHDLFDGIAASTHRVHTQRLPSAGLFSTPMEVRYWFGLPRSGTFASYVMDVQRVTVAVTADSAKQQVDFMSQAGLQGSYLEGSVFEQLFRRFQGTGQSTAQVLVDAAADNIPIYRIDASNVDTVLPQLSISEDVRSDIVNGVAAGKRVTIPQRAPRGVTGYIVQDPATGAAAYLIEGGLNGGRQSNCQEEPEPVRVPSWLADLFLALLLLAVLAAVIYIAVQSGGVLAPQAASVFLAVAGGSLLFSGNAYAAQRTPCCTVKPVPHLGGDPFHNLCADLIGPNDNPGMDANVDGRNFDAVTDNAVLWEVKTYNLANCTTSFCLTVLLPRWVAETNAQLQADKVLANECGYMMAFGAGDGVFAAMISPTAYDVIAVNPSICLHP
- a CDS encoding DUF5953 family protein codes for the protein MPPSPVVLSFTVPPLSPDDGRMSGVLRTLEELFPGVELGWRIEEEQGGPAASRPVHDESRYRQVRVTDRDAWLAECFRSGALFQVYSGPGQYPVNVFTSPGLRVRTRDGAELETVTVWLPQDDVLTDGRVEQVVARCGDALRAWHLAFMPLGTHGKLLPVLFSANVRLPASMDPRARLPALKALPRLSNRTELLPGPETPVQLGWLNYWSPETAQRLGFPDASRDGEWLARSTRTGSGAWVVKLTDAPLDAERPEDVEALVRAYERFDGVGVRV
- a CDS encoding ankyrin repeat domain-containing protein; the encoded protein is MTERQYELTKLIHKINDLHFIETYDRVRMEGAAYLEVLHKAQAQNAALVESIRQILAEGVSLDFKTINNHTPLAVAVTHNNVELIQLLMDHGADIRETSDYGTPLHRAAEFGADKVVRFLIERGLDPRGKTPGGMTVLTAARSSRHSKNVVPLLVELLKPTKSQRPPPPKKLKELSEENILRYLAGPVPANVEARDWESLKAFMDSLFVEEYSVTIDRLYEEIEAQGAMRPHLVFACIDLIKQVSTKAPASKTLKKVSKAFHAHHGDLVVDGALAVRSLMVTGNLTVKGKASNPQGRQLFVGGDFECDVLYTEGPVLIGGDLRARTVDAYYNDYALEVRGVLKADTLTVEKHQVKAGRFEVKERIDK